A genomic window from Lotus japonicus ecotype B-129 chromosome 1, LjGifu_v1.2 includes:
- the LOC130729186 gene encoding polyol transporter 5-like: MAEGRGIEAAAHKSLEDFDPQRKPKSSKFAFACAILASMTSILLGYDIGVMSGAVIYIKRDLKLSDVQIEILVGIINLHSLVGSCLAGRTSDWIGRRYTIVLAGGIFFTGALLMGFSPNYSFLMFARFIAGIGIGYALMIAPVYTAEVSPASSRGFLTSFPEVFINGGILLGYISNYGFSKLSLSLGWRLMLGIGAVPSVILAVGVLAMPESPRWLVMKGRLGEATKVLNRTSDSKEEAQLRLAEIKAAAGIPESCTDDVVHITKNSHGGGGSGGEVWKELFLHPTPAVRHILIAALGIHFFQQASGIDAVVLYSPTIFRKAGIESDTEQLLATVAVGFCKTFFILVATFLLDRVGRRPLLLTSVGGMVISLFTLAASLTVIDHANHGKVMWAVGLSIATVLSYVATFSIGAGPIAWVYSSEIFPLRLRAQGAAVGVVVNRVTSGVISMTFLSLSNKITIGGAFFLFGGIATCGWIFFYILLPETQGKTLEEMEGSFGKIFGVKSSAKSVGNDNGGIQLAN; the protein is encoded by the exons ATGGCAGAGGGAAGAGGAATTGAAGCAGCAGCTCATAAATCTCTTGAGGATTTTGATCCTCAAAGGAAGCCCAAAAGCAGCAAGTTTGCTTTTGCTTGTGCCATATTGGCTTCCATGACTTCTATTTTACTTGGTTATG ATATTGGAGTGATGAGCGGAGCAGTGATATACATAAAACGAGACCTCAAATTATCAGACGTGCAAATCGAAATCCTCGTCGGCATCATCAACCTCCACTCTCTGGTAGGCTCATGCCTCGCCGGCAGAACCTCCGACTGGATCGGACGCCGTTACACAATCGTCCTCGCTGGAGGCATCTTCTTCACCGGCGCCCTCCTCATGGGATTCTCCCCCAACTACTCTTTCCTAATGTTCGCACGCTTCATAGCCGGCATCGGCATTGGCTACGCCCTCATGATCGCCCCCGTTTACACCGCCGAAGTCTCCCCCGCTTCCTCTCGTGGCTTCCTCACCTCCTTCCCCGaa GTTTTCATCAATGGAGGGATCTTACTTGGATACATTTCAAACTACGGATTTTCAAAGCTTTCACTAAGCTTAGGATGGAGGTTGATGCTCGGAATCGGGGCGGTTCCGTCGGTGATTCTGGCAGTCGGAGTTTTAGCCATGCCGGAGTCACCTCGCTGGCTCGTAATGAAGGGGAGGCTTGGAGAAGCAACGAAAGTCCTCAACAGAACCTCCGATTCAAAGGAAGAAGCTCAGCTCAGGCTCGCCGAAATCAAAGCCGCCGCCGGAATCCCCGAATCCTGCACCGACGACGTTGTTCACATCACCAAGAACAGCCACGGCGGCGGTGGCAGCGGCGGCGAAGTGTGGAAGGAGCTGTTCCTTCATCCAACACCGGCGGTGCGTCACATCCTCATCGCGGCTCTCGGGATCCACTTCTTCCAGCAAGCATCGGGAATCGACGCCGTCGTTTTGTACAGTCCCACCATCTTCCGCAAGGCGGGGATCGAATCCGACACGGAGCAGCTCCTCGCCACCGTGGCCGTCGGATTCTGCAAGACGTTCTTCATCCTGGTGGCGACGTTTTTGCTGGACCGGGTCGGGCGTCGGCCGCTGCTGCTAACGAGCGTGGGCGGCATGGTGATCTCGCTTTTCACGCTCGCGGCGAGCCTAACCGTCATTGATCACGCAAACCACGGGAAGGTGATGTGGGCCGTTGGATTAAGCATCGCAACGGTTTTGTCCTACGTGGCAACTTTCTCCATTGGTGCGGGCCCCATTGCGTGGGTGTATAGCTCGGAGATTTTCCCGTTGAGGCTGCGCGCTCAGGGTGCGGCGGTGGGAGTGGTGGTGAACAGAGTCACCAGTGGGGTGATCTCAATGACGTTTTTGTCCCTGTCAAATAAGATCACCATTGGTGGAGCTTTCTTCCTCTTCGGTGGAATCGCCACGTGTGGGTGGATCTTCTTCTATATCCTGCTCCCTGAAACACAGGGGAAGACCCTAGAGGAAATGGAAGGGTCTTTTGGTAAAATATTTGGAGTGAAATCCAGCGCCAAGAGTGTGGGAAATGATAATGGCGGGATTCAGTTAGCCAATTAG